GAAATAAAGAAGCCCCTATAACTTGCACCCCTATAACAGGTACCATAGCAATAACTATCCGCAGTGCATAAGTACCATTTTCAATGAGTTCTGGGTCATTATCAAACATCCCTATAATAAAGCCAGGAAAGACCTGCCCAATCAAAGTACTAAATACTGCAAATACGGTTGTAGCAATAATGGATAACTTCAATACTTCTTTTACCCTGTCTATGCGCTTAGCCCCATAATTATAACCTGCAATAGGCTGCATCCCTTGGACAATCCCAAACAGCGGCATGAATAAGAACATAATGATACGATTGACAACGCCGTATACAGATATCGCTAGATCCCCGCCGTAAAAGGCAAGAGAGTTGTTGAGTATGATCGCTATAATACTGCCTGCAGCCTGTCTGGCAAAAGAAGGAAAGCCAACTGCCATAGTTTCTCTAAGAATTGTCCAATCTGGTTTTAAATGATGTAATTTTACTTTTAGAGTACTTTTCCCGCCATAAAGATAAAACAATATATAGATAACAGAAGCTAATTGGGATAAGATGGTAGCCAAAGCAGCTCCACGAATCCCCATATTTAATGGGAAAATAAATATATAATCCAATATAATATTTAAAATAGTACCCACTAACATCGAAAACATAGCTGCTTTTGCATTGCCTTCTGCACGAATAAGATTATTAGTAGACATTGCAAAGGGAAAGTAAATGCTTCCGATTAAAATAACTTGTAAATATTCTTTTGCATAAGGCAGTAATACATCAGTAGCCCCAAAAAGTCTTAATAAAGGATCTATAAAAATAAGTCCTAAAACACATATAAGTATACCAAGTATACCCACTGCTAAAAATGAATTGCCTGCTACATGATCAGCTTTCTCAATATCTTTAGCTCCTAAGTCCCTTGAAATAATAGAAGCTGCACCAATCCCTATCATCTGCGCAATAGCCATAACCATCATCTGTACAGGAAATGCAATCGTCAGTCCACCTATAGCAAGATAGCCAATCCCTCTTCCGATAAAAATAGTATCTACGATATTATACAATGCATTAACCAGCATCCCTATTGTAGCTGGTAATGATAAATTGATAAGTAGCTTGGTCATCTTTTCATTTTCAAGCCTATCATTTCTCTCCACCTGATCGCCCCCTTTATTTCTAAATATAACTTCATCAATTTTCTTTCATATAAGCCATTGTGCTGTTAACCATTTTTTCCATAATTCTATAAAGCATCGCTCTCTCTTCTTCACTTAAATCAGATACTAAAATATCTGTCCATGAAGCCAGCATCTTATGAAGCACAGGCTGTATTTCTCTTGCCTTATCTGTAATAAATATATTATATGCTCTTCGATCCTCAGGATTTTTTCTCCGCATCACGTAGCCAGCTTTCTCTAGTTTGTCGATAGCTCTTGCTGTAGTTCCCTTATCTATCATAAGCTTTTGTGATAATTCTTCCTGACTGATTCCATCACGTTCATATAAAATAAACAGAAAAATGTATTGGCCGCTGCCTATATTATAAGCCTTCATTTGACTTG
This genomic window from Cellulosilyticum sp. I15G10I2 contains:
- a CDS encoding MATE family efflux transporter, translated to MERNDRLENEKMTKLLINLSLPATIGMLVNALYNIVDTIFIGRGIGYLAIGGLTIAFPVQMMVMAIAQMIGIGAASIISRDLGAKDIEKADHVAGNSFLAVGILGILICVLGLIFIDPLLRLFGATDVLLPYAKEYLQVILIGSIYFPFAMSTNNLIRAEGNAKAAMFSMLVGTILNIILDYIFIFPLNMGIRGAALATILSQLASVIYILFYLYGGKSTLKVKLHHLKPDWTILRETMAVGFPSFARQAAGSIIAIILNNSLAFYGGDLAISVYGVVNRIIMFLFMPLFGIVQGMQPIAGYNYGAKRIDRVKEVLKLSIIATTVFAVFSTLIGQVFPGFIIGMFDNDPELIENGTYALRIVIAMVPVIGVQVIGASLFQSLGKAMPSLLLTLSRQVIFFIPLVLILPRIYGLGLLGIWISFPIADFLSTIYTVVLLKKEMRILDTQVQ
- a CDS encoding MarR family winged helix-turn-helix transcriptional regulator yields the protein MNGCDKSVGRYISILYRRAQSYISSQMKAYNIGSGQYIFLFILYERDGISQEELSQKLMIDKGTTARAIDKLEKAGYVMRRKNPEDRRAYNIFITDKAREIQPVLHKMLASWTDILVSDLSEEERAMLYRIMEKMVNSTMAYMKEN